The genomic segment TTGGGCACAGCAAGGCTGAGGGACTGGCAGCTCTGGTGCAGTCCGCGTTTATTCTGGGTTCGGTCGTGGCCTTGTTGCTGCACGTCACCGATCGGCTGGTGGATCCTCAACCGCTCAAGGCGGTGGGTGAAAGTATCGGCGTTATGCTGTTTTCCACCGCCCTCACTACCGCGCTGGTGCTCTATCAGCGCTGGGTCGTACGCAAGACCGGCTCCCTCGCAGTCAAGGCAGATTCAGCCCACTATTATGGCGATATTCTCACCAGTCTGGCGGTGGTGGTTGCTCTGGTTGCTGCCTGGTTCGGACAATATTGGCTGGATCCTGTGATTGCACTGGTGATTGCACTGGTGCTGGTGCGCAGCGTTTACGACATTATCCAGGAAGCGCTGGTGGTGCTGATGGATCAGTCTATGCCCGAGACAGAAGAAGTGGAATTACAACAGCTGATTCGAGCTATTGACGGTGTGCGTGGTTTGCATGACCTGAAAACCCGTCAGGCCGGAGCGGTACAATTTATCCAGCTGCATCTGGATATGGATGGCGACCAGACCCTGAGCCGTGCCCATGCGATTGGCGATCAGGTTGAAGCCGCGATTCTGGCGCGCTTCCCCCGTGCCGAGGTACTGATTCATCATGATCCGGTTTAGCAGGCTGTCAGGGCTTGTGTAAACTCTGGCTATGTCCAGGAATGACAGGGAGTGACCGCATGCACGGACGCTGGGCAATCATCCTCGGGATCAGCCTGTTAACCGCAGCACCGGTTAAGGCATTGACATCGGAACCCTATCTCCGCGCTGGCCAGGAAACCTTGTCCGCGGAGGCCAATGAAGCCTCAGCC from the Candidatus Thalassolituus haligoni genome contains:
- a CDS encoding cation diffusion facilitator family transporter, with amino-acid sequence MSYQPDAILIKRAAMASIATAVVLLVAKLGAWSVSDSTSVLSSLLDSLMDIAASVVNYFAVRYALMPADDDHPFGHSKAEGLAALVQSAFILGSVVALLLHVTDRLVDPQPLKAVGESIGVMLFSTALTTALVLYQRWVVRKTGSLAVKADSAHYYGDILTSLAVVVALVAAWFGQYWLDPVIALVIALVLVRSVYDIIQEALVVLMDQSMPETEEVELQQLIRAIDGVRGLHDLKTRQAGAVQFIQLHLDMDGDQTLSRAHAIGDQVEAAILARFPRAEVLIHHDPV